From the genome of Candidatus Rokuibacteriota bacterium, one region includes:
- a CDS encoding aldehyde ferredoxin oxidoreductase family protein, giving the protein MKGYGGRVLFADVGTGRVWSEPLGEEVARNYLGGNGLAVYLLSRHVPAGADPYDPADAVVFAVGPVTDTTVPGNSRACVATKSPLTGLFFDSTFGGRFPCTLKRTGLDAVLITGRAPAPVYLKVTEAGAELRPARALWGKTTRETVEAIQAAEGPDADVIAIGPAGEHRVRFAAMAHYWKNREGISGRGGIGAVLGSKNVKAVVVAGARKTEVADPAALKALVEEAREPLKKGTQALSTFGTPFLVQPINTLGGLGAYNARTEVYADARAISGEAMHAHYHDRDTTCLKCPVACGKQYAIKDGEFGGTRAKMPEYETLFALGSMIGNANPEALTKANEFCDLLGMDTISLGVTLAFVCEALERGWLDPKEIGVPFGWGDWRGMLKLVELTAARQGFGDRLAEGAWRLAESLGPEALRMVYAVKRLELPAHSARALKGMSIGYATATRGGSHHDTRPTPQYAQGFDRRSPDGKPEFAVRSQHFTAVDDSLVVCRFTSERGFGLFLGEPYARMVSAITGWRTDVEELERIGERIVNLERCFNVREGVRRKDDVLPWRVMHEPIPEGASAGMHCPPDELDRMLDEYYRLRGWDADGVPTRETLQRLGLPIGYSNVAGG; this is encoded by the coding sequence ATGAAGGGCTACGGCGGGCGGGTGCTCTTCGCCGACGTCGGAACCGGGCGCGTGTGGAGCGAGCCGCTCGGAGAGGAGGTTGCGCGGAACTATCTCGGCGGCAACGGCCTCGCCGTGTACCTGTTGAGCCGCCACGTCCCGGCCGGTGCAGACCCCTACGATCCGGCTGACGCCGTCGTCTTCGCCGTCGGCCCCGTCACCGACACCACCGTGCCGGGGAACAGCCGGGCCTGCGTCGCGACCAAGTCTCCGCTGACCGGCCTCTTCTTCGACTCCACCTTCGGGGGCCGCTTTCCCTGCACGCTGAAGCGGACCGGCCTCGATGCCGTTCTGATTACCGGGCGCGCGCCCGCGCCGGTCTACCTGAAGGTGACGGAGGCCGGCGCCGAGCTGAGGCCTGCCCGCGCCCTCTGGGGGAAGACCACGCGCGAGACCGTGGAGGCCATCCAGGCCGCGGAAGGACCCGACGCCGACGTCATCGCGATCGGTCCTGCCGGCGAGCACCGCGTCCGCTTCGCGGCCATGGCCCACTACTGGAAGAACCGCGAGGGGATCTCGGGGCGGGGCGGGATCGGCGCCGTCCTGGGCTCGAAGAACGTGAAGGCGGTCGTGGTGGCAGGGGCGCGGAAGACGGAGGTGGCGGACCCTGCGGCCCTCAAGGCCCTGGTCGAGGAGGCCCGCGAGCCCTTGAAGAAGGGGACGCAGGCGCTCTCCACGTTCGGCACACCCTTCCTCGTTCAGCCGATCAACACTCTCGGCGGTCTCGGTGCCTACAACGCGCGCACCGAGGTCTACGCCGACGCGCGCGCGATCTCGGGCGAGGCGATGCACGCCCACTACCACGACCGGGACACCACCTGCCTCAAGTGCCCCGTGGCCTGCGGCAAGCAGTACGCGATCAAGGACGGCGAGTTCGGCGGCACGCGCGCCAAGATGCCGGAATACGAGACGCTCTTCGCCCTCGGCTCCATGATCGGCAACGCGAACCCCGAGGCCCTGACGAAAGCCAACGAGTTCTGCGATCTCCTCGGCATGGACACGATCAGCCTCGGCGTCACGCTCGCCTTCGTCTGCGAGGCTCTCGAGCGGGGGTGGCTCGATCCGAAGGAGATCGGGGTTCCCTTCGGCTGGGGTGACTGGCGCGGGATGCTGAAGCTGGTGGAGCTGACGGCCGCGCGCCAGGGGTTCGGCGACCGCCTGGCCGAGGGGGCCTGGCGCCTGGCGGAGTCGCTGGGGCCTGAGGCGCTCAGGATGGTCTACGCCGTGAAGCGCCTGGAGCTGCCGGCGCACTCGGCGCGTGCGCTCAAGGGGATGTCGATCGGCTACGCCACCGCGACGCGGGGCGGGAGCCACCACGACACGCGCCCGACGCCCCAGTACGCTCAGGGCTTCGACCGGCGGAGCCCCGACGGGAAGCCCGAGTTCGCGGTTCGGAGCCAGCACTTCACCGCCGTGGACGACTCCCTGGTCGTCTGCCGCTTCACCTCCGAGCGCGGGTTCGGGTTGTTCCTGGGTGAGCCCTACGCCCGGATGGTCTCGGCCATCACCGGCTGGAGGACGGACGTGGAGGAGCTGGAGCGGATCGGCGAGCGGATCGTGAACCTGGAGCGCTGCTTCAACGTCCGGGAAGGCGTGCGGCGGAAGGACGATGTCCTCCCCTGGCGCGTCATGCACGAGCCGATCCCTGAGGGCGCGTCGGCGGGCATGCACTGCCCGCCGGACGAGCTGGACCGGATGCTGGACGAGTACTACCGGCTCAGGGGCTGGGACGCCGACGGCGTGCCGACGCGGGAGACCCTCCAGCGCCTCGGGCTCCCCATAGGATACTCGAACGTCGCGGGCGGATAG
- a CDS encoding DinB family protein, with protein MAVDRSYVSPNNAERQRLRALVDRLSDEQLSRPLGSGWTIAGVLGHLAFWDQRVLVLLERWEQGGPGSAPPPINRGDVDWINDAAKALCLALPPRTAARLAVATAEAVDGKVQALSEELAAANAAAGTPINLLRAQHRREHLDEIERALKG; from the coding sequence ATGGCGGTCGATCGCTCGTACGTCTCGCCGAACAATGCCGAACGCCAGCGCCTCCGGGCCCTCGTCGACCGGCTGAGCGACGAGCAGCTGAGCCGCCCGCTCGGCTCAGGCTGGACGATTGCCGGCGTGCTGGGCCACCTGGCGTTCTGGGATCAGCGCGTCCTGGTTCTGCTCGAGCGCTGGGAGCAGGGTGGTCCCGGGTCGGCCCCGCCTCCCATCAATCGCGGCGACGTCGACTGGATCAACGACGCCGCCAAAGCCCTCTGCCTGGCGCTTCCCCCGCGCACGGCGGCGCGGCTTGCGGTCGCCACGGCTGAGGCGGTCGATGGGAAGGTGCAAGCGCTGTCCGAAGAGCTGGCCGCGGCGAATGCGGCCGCGGGAACCCCGATCAATCTCCTCCGCGCCCAGCACCGGCGCGAGCACCTGGACGAGATCGAGCGCGCCCTGAAGGGCTGA
- a CDS encoding ABC transporter substrate-binding protein, whose protein sequence is MRRWIALILAVLGLGTAWGSAPARAAEPYKLGAILAMTGPGAYYGRVMSRGALLAIEEINARGGIPGIKLELVIEDHKSGQPKEGVNAINKLVSIDKVPFILTSYSAPTLAAYPIAAEHKVLMLNGGGWSPDLVGKAYLVNNRMVGSYLGQVITEHAFRNRGARKLAMIYRNDPSGITVRDQVRPVWEKLGGSIVAMEVHELGATDYTAQLAKIKAARPDVVATWSYGKDLGFIIKQAKDIGITVPLVGIDWTPDGQAVAGGAMEGYEYASDYLDLDSKAEWTARFIQDYRKKHGEPPDFYAANYYEGVYVLAELIREIKQKGRDPRSGVQLREALLAKRKFPSVYGGSITFNDDGTSAKPVAIFEVKGGKPTVKRLVE, encoded by the coding sequence ATGCGGAGGTGGATAGCGCTCATTCTTGCCGTTCTCGGCCTGGGCACAGCCTGGGGCTCGGCCCCGGCGCGCGCGGCTGAACCCTACAAGCTCGGGGCCATCCTGGCCATGACCGGTCCGGGAGCCTATTACGGGCGGGTGATGAGCCGGGGCGCGCTCCTGGCCATCGAGGAGATCAACGCCAGGGGCGGGATCCCTGGGATCAAGCTGGAGCTGGTCATCGAGGATCACAAGAGCGGCCAGCCGAAGGAGGGGGTCAACGCCATCAACAAGCTGGTCAGCATCGACAAGGTCCCCTTCATCCTGACTTCCTACAGCGCCCCGACCCTGGCCGCCTACCCGATCGCCGCCGAGCACAAGGTCCTGATGCTGAACGGCGGCGGCTGGAGCCCGGACCTGGTGGGGAAGGCCTATCTCGTCAACAACCGGATGGTCGGAAGCTATCTGGGCCAGGTCATCACCGAGCACGCCTTCCGCAACCGGGGGGCGCGCAAGCTGGCCATGATCTACAGGAACGATCCCTCCGGGATCACGGTCCGCGACCAGGTGAGGCCGGTCTGGGAGAAGCTGGGCGGGAGCATCGTGGCGATGGAGGTCCACGAGCTCGGCGCGACAGATTACACCGCACAGCTCGCCAAGATCAAGGCGGCGCGGCCGGACGTGGTGGCGACCTGGTCCTACGGCAAGGACCTCGGCTTCATCATCAAGCAGGCCAAAGACATCGGGATCACCGTTCCGCTGGTGGGAATCGACTGGACGCCGGACGGCCAGGCCGTTGCCGGGGGCGCCATGGAAGGGTACGAGTACGCCTCCGACTATCTGGACCTGGACAGCAAGGCGGAGTGGACGGCGCGCTTCATCCAGGACTACCGGAAGAAGCACGGCGAGCCGCCGGACTTCTATGCGGCCAACTACTATGAAGGTGTCTACGTCCTGGCCGAGCTGATCCGGGAGATCAAGCAGAAGGGCAGAGACCCGCGAAGCGGCGTCCAGCTCCGGGAGGCGTTGCTGGCCAAGCGAAAGTTTCCCAGCGTCTACGGCGGCAGCATAACCTTCAACGATGATGGGACCTCCGCCAAACCGGTCGCCATCTTCGAGGTCAAGGGCGGAAAGCCGACCGTCAAGAGGCTGGTGGAGTAA